A window of Eriocheir sinensis breed Jianghai 21 chromosome 39, ASM2467909v1, whole genome shotgun sequence contains these coding sequences:
- the LOC127008969 gene encoding facilitated trehalose transporter Tret1-like isoform X4, translating to MEVTNTEGGPVCCSWGSLARQLCSILVVSSSMLQVGLLLGWPAVLPAMQADNSTAINITDYDVSWLVSSVGLAGMLTNLPSGFLIDFFGYRRLLTMCLLPVSASWFMQAFTTSISLLYAGRILGGMAVMLFNTIVPPLTIELVEPTYRGFLACGSEIVVSFGVLLAFVMADFLHWKTVTILSGLPFIPIFFLSLGVPESPFWLVRAGRVKEAEAALIKLRGPARRPAAQDELLQIQRSIREQPQTRFMEQVHQIVVPHNLRPLLLVSAVMILRELGGQFAIFSYAAYFFATAGVMINPLTCTVLVGVMRLISTFTCAFLLDRVGRRIILMAGCSCCAISAAVGGLFLLWEVQGSSWVPLVAVLAFAFGYGFGVCPIPWILMGELLPTPVRVVGSTIVVFIFSAMQVFVGLMFPRLVDEVGLGGSFLVFAVFNTFLAVLVRLFLPETASQSLHTLEHAFDRANSTTVPLKTTPDKKTTPVDETGTSHEPLL from the exons TTGTGCAGCATCCTAGTAGTGTCCAGTTCCATGCTACAAGTGGGTCTCCTTCTGGGGTGGCCTGCCGTGCTGCCCGCCATGCAGGCCGATAACAGCACCGCCATCAACATCACGGACTACGACGTGAGCTGGCTAG tCTCCAGCGTGGGCCTCGCCGGCATGTTAACCAACCTTCCCTCCGGCTTCCTCATCGACTTCTTCGGATACCGGCGGCTCCTGACCATGTGCCTGCTGCCCGTGTCCGCCTCCTGGTTCATGCAAGCCTTCACGACCTCGATCAGCCTCCTCTACGCCGGGAGGATCCTAGGCGGCATGGCTGTTATGCTATTCAACACCATCGTCCCGCCCCTCACGATCGAACTCGTGGAACCAACCTACCGGGGCTTCCTGGCCTGTGGGTCGGAGATTGTCGTTTCCTTTGGTGTCCTCTTGGCTTTCGTGATGGCGGATTTTCTCCACTGGAAGACAGTGACGATACTCTCTGGGCTCCCCTTCATCCCCATCTTCTTCCTGTCGCTTGGTGTTCCGGAG tcTCCCTTCTGGCTGGTGAGGGCGGGCCGGGTGAAGGAGGCCGAGGCGGCACTCATCAAGCTTCGAGGGCCCGCCCGTAGGCCCGCGGCGCAGGACGAACTGCTTCAGATCCAGAGGAGCATCAGGGAGCAGCCTCAGACAAGATTCATGGAACag GTGCATCAGATCGTCGTCCCTCACAACCTTCGTCCGCTGCTCCTCGTGTCCGCAGTCATGATCCTGAGAGAACTCGGGGGTCAGTTCGCCATCTTTTCCTACGCCGCCTATTTCTTCGCCACCGCCGGCGTGATGATCAACCCACTCACGTGTACGGTTCTGGTGGGCGTCATGCGGCTCATCTCCACTTTCACCTGCGCTTTCCTCCTCGATCGTGTGGGCCGGCGCATTATCCTGATGGCTGGGTGTTCCTGTTGCGCCATATCCGCCGCTGTTGGGGGCCTTTTCCTCCTTTGGGAAGTTCAGGGGTCGTCATGGGTGCCTCTAGTTGCCGTTCTCGCCTTCGCATTTGGGTATGGTTTCGGCGTCTGTCCCATTCCATGGATCCTGATGGGGGAGCTTCTGCCGACACCGGTCAGGGTCGTGGGCTCCACCATCGTCGTGTTCATCTTCTCGGCGATGCAAGTCTTCGTTGGCCTTATGTTCCCCAGGCTGGTGGACGAGGTGGGTCTTGGGGGGAGTTTCCTGGTCTTCGCGGTCTTCAACACCTTCCTAGCGGTACTGGTTCGTCTGTTCCTGCCGGAGACCGCAAGCCAGAGCCTCCACACTCTTGAACATGCATTCGATAGAGCCAACAGTACCACGGTCCCACTGAAAACCACCCCTGACAAAAAAACAACACCCGTAGACGAGACAGGAACGTCCCATGAACCTCTCTTGTGA
- the LOC127008969 gene encoding facilitated trehalose transporter Tret1-like isoform X3, translated as MEVTNTEGGPVCCSWGSLARQVGQTGVPLRQLCSILVVSSSMLQVGLLLGWPAVLPAMQADNSTAINITDYDVSWLVSSVGLAGMLTNLPSGFLIDFFGYRRLLTMCLLPVSASWFMQAFTTSISLLYAGRILGGMAVMLFNTIVPPLTIELVEPTYRGFLACGSEIVVSFGVLLAFVMADFLHWKTVTILSGLPFIPIFFLSLGVPESPFWLVRAGRVKEAEAALIKLRGPARRPAAQDELLQIQRSIREQPQTRFMEQVHQIVVPHNLRPLLLVSAVMILRELGGQFAIFSYAAYFFATAGVMINPLTCTVLVGVMRLISTFTCAFLLDRVGRRIILMAGCSCCAISAAVGGLFLLWEVQGSSWVPLVAVLAFAFGYGFGVCPIPWILMGELLPTPVRVVGSTIVVFIFSAMQVFVGLMFPRLVDEVGLGGSFLVFAVFNTFLAVLVRLFLPETASQSLHTLEHAFDRANSTTVPLKTTPDKKTTPVDETGTSHEPLL; from the exons TTGTGCAGCATCCTAGTAGTGTCCAGTTCCATGCTACAAGTGGGTCTCCTTCTGGGGTGGCCTGCCGTGCTGCCCGCCATGCAGGCCGATAACAGCACCGCCATCAACATCACGGACTACGACGTGAGCTGGCTAG tCTCCAGCGTGGGCCTCGCCGGCATGTTAACCAACCTTCCCTCCGGCTTCCTCATCGACTTCTTCGGATACCGGCGGCTCCTGACCATGTGCCTGCTGCCCGTGTCCGCCTCCTGGTTCATGCAAGCCTTCACGACCTCGATCAGCCTCCTCTACGCCGGGAGGATCCTAGGCGGCATGGCTGTTATGCTATTCAACACCATCGTCCCGCCCCTCACGATCGAACTCGTGGAACCAACCTACCGGGGCTTCCTGGCCTGTGGGTCGGAGATTGTCGTTTCCTTTGGTGTCCTCTTGGCTTTCGTGATGGCGGATTTTCTCCACTGGAAGACAGTGACGATACTCTCTGGGCTCCCCTTCATCCCCATCTTCTTCCTGTCGCTTGGTGTTCCGGAG tcTCCCTTCTGGCTGGTGAGGGCGGGCCGGGTGAAGGAGGCCGAGGCGGCACTCATCAAGCTTCGAGGGCCCGCCCGTAGGCCCGCGGCGCAGGACGAACTGCTTCAGATCCAGAGGAGCATCAGGGAGCAGCCTCAGACAAGATTCATGGAACag GTGCATCAGATCGTCGTCCCTCACAACCTTCGTCCGCTGCTCCTCGTGTCCGCAGTCATGATCCTGAGAGAACTCGGGGGTCAGTTCGCCATCTTTTCCTACGCCGCCTATTTCTTCGCCACCGCCGGCGTGATGATCAACCCACTCACGTGTACGGTTCTGGTGGGCGTCATGCGGCTCATCTCCACTTTCACCTGCGCTTTCCTCCTCGATCGTGTGGGCCGGCGCATTATCCTGATGGCTGGGTGTTCCTGTTGCGCCATATCCGCCGCTGTTGGGGGCCTTTTCCTCCTTTGGGAAGTTCAGGGGTCGTCATGGGTGCCTCTAGTTGCCGTTCTCGCCTTCGCATTTGGGTATGGTTTCGGCGTCTGTCCCATTCCATGGATCCTGATGGGGGAGCTTCTGCCGACACCGGTCAGGGTCGTGGGCTCCACCATCGTCGTGTTCATCTTCTCGGCGATGCAAGTCTTCGTTGGCCTTATGTTCCCCAGGCTGGTGGACGAGGTGGGTCTTGGGGGGAGTTTCCTGGTCTTCGCGGTCTTCAACACCTTCCTAGCGGTACTGGTTCGTCTGTTCCTGCCGGAGACCGCAAGCCAGAGCCTCCACACTCTTGAACATGCATTCGATAGAGCCAACAGTACCACGGTCCCACTGAAAACCACCCCTGACAAAAAAACAACACCCGTAGACGAGACAGGAACGTCCCATGAACCTCTCTTGTGA
- the LOC127008969 gene encoding facilitated trehalose transporter Tret1-like isoform X5, protein MLQVGLLLGWPAVLPAMQADNSTAINITDYDVSWLVSSVGLAGMLTNLPSGFLIDFFGYRRLLTMCLLPVSASWFMQAFTTSISLLYAGRILGGMAVMLFNTIVPPLTIELVEPTYRGFLACGSEIVVSFGVLLAFVMADFLHWKTVTILSGLPFIPIFFLSLGVPESPFWLVRAGRVKEAEAALIKLRGPARRPAAQDELLQIQRSIREQPQTRFMEQVHQIVVPHNLRPLLLVSAVMILRELGGQFAIFSYAAYFFATAGVMINPLTCTVLVGVMRLISTFTCAFLLDRVGRRIILMAGCSCCAISAAVGGLFLLWEVQGSSWVPLVAVLAFAFGYGFGVCPIPWILMGELLPTPVRVVGSTIVVFIFSAMQVFVGLMFPRLVDEVGLGGSFLVFAVFNTFLAVLVRLFLPETASQSLHTLEHAFDRANSTTVPLKTTPDKKTTPVDETGTSHEPLL, encoded by the exons ATGCTACAAGTGGGTCTCCTTCTGGGGTGGCCTGCCGTGCTGCCCGCCATGCAGGCCGATAACAGCACCGCCATCAACATCACGGACTACGACGTGAGCTGGCTAG tCTCCAGCGTGGGCCTCGCCGGCATGTTAACCAACCTTCCCTCCGGCTTCCTCATCGACTTCTTCGGATACCGGCGGCTCCTGACCATGTGCCTGCTGCCCGTGTCCGCCTCCTGGTTCATGCAAGCCTTCACGACCTCGATCAGCCTCCTCTACGCCGGGAGGATCCTAGGCGGCATGGCTGTTATGCTATTCAACACCATCGTCCCGCCCCTCACGATCGAACTCGTGGAACCAACCTACCGGGGCTTCCTGGCCTGTGGGTCGGAGATTGTCGTTTCCTTTGGTGTCCTCTTGGCTTTCGTGATGGCGGATTTTCTCCACTGGAAGACAGTGACGATACTCTCTGGGCTCCCCTTCATCCCCATCTTCTTCCTGTCGCTTGGTGTTCCGGAG tcTCCCTTCTGGCTGGTGAGGGCGGGCCGGGTGAAGGAGGCCGAGGCGGCACTCATCAAGCTTCGAGGGCCCGCCCGTAGGCCCGCGGCGCAGGACGAACTGCTTCAGATCCAGAGGAGCATCAGGGAGCAGCCTCAGACAAGATTCATGGAACag GTGCATCAGATCGTCGTCCCTCACAACCTTCGTCCGCTGCTCCTCGTGTCCGCAGTCATGATCCTGAGAGAACTCGGGGGTCAGTTCGCCATCTTTTCCTACGCCGCCTATTTCTTCGCCACCGCCGGCGTGATGATCAACCCACTCACGTGTACGGTTCTGGTGGGCGTCATGCGGCTCATCTCCACTTTCACCTGCGCTTTCCTCCTCGATCGTGTGGGCCGGCGCATTATCCTGATGGCTGGGTGTTCCTGTTGCGCCATATCCGCCGCTGTTGGGGGCCTTTTCCTCCTTTGGGAAGTTCAGGGGTCGTCATGGGTGCCTCTAGTTGCCGTTCTCGCCTTCGCATTTGGGTATGGTTTCGGCGTCTGTCCCATTCCATGGATCCTGATGGGGGAGCTTCTGCCGACACCGGTCAGGGTCGTGGGCTCCACCATCGTCGTGTTCATCTTCTCGGCGATGCAAGTCTTCGTTGGCCTTATGTTCCCCAGGCTGGTGGACGAGGTGGGTCTTGGGGGGAGTTTCCTGGTCTTCGCGGTCTTCAACACCTTCCTAGCGGTACTGGTTCGTCTGTTCCTGCCGGAGACCGCAAGCCAGAGCCTCCACACTCTTGAACATGCATTCGATAGAGCCAACAGTACCACGGTCCCACTGAAAACCACCCCTGACAAAAAAACAACACCCGTAGACGAGACAGGAACGTCCCATGAACCTCTCTTGTGA